The following coding sequences are from one Novosphingobium sp. KACC 22771 window:
- the murD gene encoding UDP-N-acetylmuramoyl-L-alanine--D-glutamate ligase — protein sequence MITAPASTGAFAGKRYALLGLARSGQAALASLLAGGAAVMAWDAKEEPRAAAAAAHATAVAEGRLSFADPVAADLKGYDGVVVSPGVPINRHPIADAARAGGAPLICDIELFAQCRAWLPAHKVVGITGTNGKSTTTALTRHLFEVAGVPVLMGGNIGLPILGQEALPSGGVYVLELSSYQIDLTQSLDCEVAMCLNLSPDHLDRYEGYAGYVASKARLFGMQAMGHLAIIDYAAEMEDDILRFAPEAQPFQFIDGVDLPGSQADWPSLQGPHNRANAQAAVAAARALGVDDATIEAGLKSFVGLPHRMERVGQAGGVLFINDSKATNPASTAPALAAFPPVDGHKRIHWICGGLPKGDDLDECAPWFGNIAAAYTIGDAGQRFSEILDPYMPVARAEMMCEAIRLAREAAGPGDVVLLSPACASFDQFRDYEARGEAFRQIVEVLTAPEGGDG from the coding sequence ATGATTACCGCGCCCGCCTCGACCGGGGCCTTTGCGGGCAAACGCTATGCCTTGCTGGGCCTGGCGCGCAGCGGGCAGGCGGCTTTGGCCTCGCTGTTGGCGGGCGGGGCGGCCGTGATGGCGTGGGACGCCAAGGAGGAGCCGCGCGCGGCCGCCGCCGCTGCTCATGCGACGGCGGTTGCCGAAGGGCGGTTGAGTTTTGCCGATCCGGTTGCGGCCGATCTCAAGGGCTATGACGGGGTTGTGGTTTCGCCCGGCGTGCCGATCAACCGCCATCCGATCGCGGACGCGGCCCGCGCGGGCGGGGCGCCGCTCATCTGCGACATCGAATTGTTTGCGCAATGCCGCGCATGGCTGCCCGCGCACAAGGTGGTGGGCATCACCGGCACCAATGGCAAATCGACCACCACCGCCCTGACGCGCCATCTGTTTGAAGTGGCGGGTGTGCCGGTGCTGATGGGGGGCAATATCGGCCTGCCGATTTTGGGGCAGGAGGCGCTCCCGTCTGGCGGTGTCTATGTCCTCGAACTGTCCTCCTATCAGATCGACCTGACGCAGAGCCTCGATTGCGAGGTGGCGATGTGCCTCAACCTCTCGCCTGACCATCTGGATCGCTACGAAGGCTATGCGGGCTATGTCGCCTCCAAGGCGCGTCTGTTCGGGATGCAGGCGATGGGCCATCTGGCGATCATCGATTATGCCGCCGAGATGGAGGATGACATCCTGCGTTTCGCGCCCGAGGCCCAGCCGTTCCAGTTCATCGACGGGGTGGACCTGCCCGGTTCGCAGGCCGACTGGCCGTCCTTGCAGGGCCCGCATAACCGCGCCAATGCGCAGGCCGCTGTGGCCGCCGCGCGGGCACTGGGGGTGGATGATGCCACGATTGAGGCGGGGCTGAAAAGCTTTGTCGGCCTGCCGCACCGCATGGAGCGGGTGGGGCAGGCGGGCGGCGTGCTGTTCATCAACGATTCCAAGGCCACCAACCCGGCCTCGACCGCGCCCGCGCTGGCGGCTTTTCCCCCCGTTGACGGGCATAAGCGCATTCACTGGATCTGCGGCGGATTGCCCAAGGGCGATGATCTGGACGAATGCGCGCCATGGTTCGGCAATATTGCCGCGGCCTATACAATTGGCGATGCGGGCCAGCGGTTTTCCGAAATTCTCGATCCCTACATGCCGGTCGCGCGCGCCGAAATGATGTGCGAGGCGATCCGTCTGGCGCGTGAGGCGGCAGGGCCGGGCGATGTCGTCCTGCTCTCGCCCGCCTGCGCCAGTTTTGACCAGTTTCGCGATTATGAAGCGCGCGGTGAGGCGTTTCGCCAGATTGTCGAGGTCTTGACGGCCCCAGAAGGTGGAGACGGTTGA
- the mraY gene encoding phospho-N-acetylmuramoyl-pentapeptide-transferase, translating to MLYLLAQWFHFPGLANLIRYQTFRAGAALATALLIGLVIGPRFIDMLRMKQGKGQPIREDGPKTHLAKRGTPTMGGLMILIALMGSVFLWMDLSNPLVWACIAVTAGFGLIGFLDDYDKVKKRSTAGVSSKARLIGEFLVAGVASWIMVAHIGKTDLYLPFFSKVYVPLGPIYFLFSAFVIVGAGNAVNLTDGLDGLATMPVIIAAGTFAIIAYLVGRVDYAGYLGIPHVPRAGDLAIFCAAIMGGGLAFLWFNAPPAAVFMGDTGSLALGGALGAIAVASHHEIVLGIVGGLFVLEAVSVIVQVFWYKRTGKRVFRMAPIHHHFEQKGWAEPTVVIRFWIVSIVLALIGLSTLKVR from the coding sequence ATGCTCTATCTGCTTGCCCAATGGTTTCATTTTCCGGGTCTGGCCAACCTGATCCGCTATCAGACCTTTCGCGCGGGCGCGGCTCTGGCAACGGCGCTGCTGATCGGGCTGGTGATCGGGCCGCGCTTTATCGACATGCTGCGCATGAAGCAGGGCAAGGGCCAGCCGATCCGCGAGGACGGGCCCAAGACCCATCTGGCCAAGCGCGGCACGCCCACGATGGGCGGGTTGATGATCCTGATCGCGCTGATGGGTTCGGTGTTCCTGTGGATGGACCTGTCCAATCCGCTGGTCTGGGCGTGCATCGCGGTGACGGCGGGCTTTGGCCTGATCGGGTTTCTTGACGACTATGACAAGGTCAAGAAGCGTTCGACCGCGGGTGTTTCGAGCAAGGCGCGCCTGATCGGGGAATTCCTTGTCGCGGGCGTGGCCAGCTGGATCATGGTCGCCCATATCGGCAAGACCGATCTCTATCTGCCCTTTTTCAGCAAGGTCTATGTGCCGCTGGGGCCGATCTATTTCCTGTTTTCCGCCTTTGTCATCGTGGGCGCGGGCAATGCGGTCAATCTGACCGACGGTTTGGACGGTTTGGCAACGATGCCGGTGATCATCGCGGCGGGCACGTTTGCGATCATCGCCTATCTGGTGGGGCGCGTTGACTATGCCGGATATCTGGGCATTCCCCATGTGCCGCGCGCGGGCGATCTGGCGATTTTCTGCGCCGCGATCATGGGGGGCGGGTTGGCTTTCCTGTGGTTCAATGCGCCGCCTGCCGCCGTGTTCATGGGCGACACCGGGTCGTTGGCGCTGGGCGGGGCCTTGGGCGCGATTGCCGTGGCCAGCCATCACGAGATCGTGCTGGGCATCGTGGGCGGCCTGTTTGTGCTGGAGGCGGTGTCGGTGATCGTGCAGGTGTTCTGGTACAAGCGCACCGGCAAAAGGGTTTTCCGCATGGCGCCGATCCACCACCACTTTGAGCAGAAGGGCTGGGCCGAGCCCACCGTGGTGATCCGCTTCTGGATCGTGTCGATCGTGCTGGCGCTGATCGGCCTTTCGACGCTGAAGGTGCGATGA
- a CDS encoding UDP-N-acetylmuramoyl-tripeptide--D-alanyl-D-alanine ligase: MAAKAKLRDWPVTAEDGQPLALWTLAQVAAATGGTAFGEAQISNVATDSREIVEGGLFFAMRGEAMDGHKFLDKAFELGAVAAVVEQPIDRPHVLVKDSFAALQALARAARERILPEARVIGVTGSVGKTSVKEAIFAALERSSHGRAHRSVKSYNNHVGVPLSMTRMPQRTLYGIFEMGMNHAGEIRDLTALARPHVAVITTIAPAHIENLGSEEAIADAKAEIFEGLQGFEDHEGGIAIIPADIPHYERLRAAAVACGAQVMSYGRAAHADIRLLDALSGMLGGTLVTVDLGDSRLCYSVSMPGDHWVMNSLAVVAAVRAVGGDLGATGLALAEMQGLAGRGMRSGIELADGGKALLIDESYNANPASMRASLSVLAGEPAKRRIAVLGAMKELGDFGPALHAALAEPIAAAKVDFAVLVGDEMAALAQELGKSGPDALGKPIPFAHCSNAQEAGKALADFGLAQGDAVLVKGSNSVGLGSLVATLCQTTN; encoded by the coding sequence ATGGCGGCAAAAGCGAAACTGCGGGATTGGCCGGTGACGGCGGAGGACGGACAGCCTTTGGCGCTCTGGACTCTGGCGCAAGTGGCGGCGGCCACGGGCGGCACGGCCTTTGGCGAGGCGCAGATTTCCAATGTCGCCACCGATTCGCGCGAGATCGTGGAAGGCGGCCTGTTCTTTGCCATGCGCGGCGAGGCGATGGACGGGCACAAGTTTCTCGACAAGGCGTTCGAACTGGGCGCGGTGGCCGCTGTGGTGGAGCAGCCGATTGATCGGCCTCATGTGCTGGTCAAGGACAGCTTTGCCGCGCTTCAGGCGCTGGCGCGGGCGGCGCGTGAGCGGATTTTGCCCGAGGCGCGGGTGATCGGCGTGACCGGTTCGGTGGGCAAGACCAGCGTCAAGGAGGCGATCTTTGCCGCGCTGGAGCGTTCCAGCCATGGCCGCGCCCATCGCAGCGTCAAAAGTTATAACAACCATGTCGGCGTGCCTTTGAGCATGACGCGCATGCCCCAGCGCACGCTCTACGGCATTTTCGAAATGGGCATGAACCACGCGGGCGAGATCCGCGATCTGACGGCGCTGGCCCGTCCGCATGTGGCGGTGATCACGACGATTGCCCCCGCCCATATCGAAAATCTGGGCAGCGAGGAGGCGATTGCCGACGCCAAGGCCGAGATTTTCGAAGGTCTGCAAGGGTTTGAGGATCATGAGGGCGGGATCGCCATCATCCCGGCCGATATTCCCCATTACGAACGCCTGCGCGCCGCCGCCGTCGCCTGCGGGGCGCAGGTGATGTCCTATGGCCGCGCGGCCCATGCCGATATCCGCCTGCTCGATGCCTTGTCGGGCATGTTGGGCGGAACGCTGGTGACGGTGGATCTGGGCGATTCGCGGCTGTGCTATTCGGTTTCGATGCCGGGCGATCATTGGGTGATGAACTCGCTGGCCGTGGTGGCGGCGGTGCGCGCGGTGGGCGGCGATCTGGGCGCGACGGGCCTTGCGCTGGCCGAGATGCAGGGGCTGGCCGGGCGCGGCATGCGCAGCGGGATCGAGCTGGCCGATGGCGGCAAGGCGCTGCTGATCGATGAAAGCTATAATGCCAATCCGGCCTCGATGCGCGCTTCGCTCTCGGTCCTGGCGGGCGAACCGGCCAAGCGGCGGATCGCGGTGCTGGGCGCGATGAAGGAACTGGGCGATTTCGGCCCGGCGCTCCATGCCGCATTGGCCGAACCGATTGCGGCGGCCAAAGTCGATTTTGCGGTGCTGGTGGGCGATGAAATGGCCGCTTTGGCGCAGGAACTGGGGAAATCCGGCCCCGACGCGCTTGGCAAGCCCATCCCCTTCGCCCATTGCAGCAATGCGCAAGAGGCCGGAAAGGCTCTGGCCGACTTTGGGTTGGCACAGGGCGATGCGGTGCTTGTAAAGGGATCTAACTCGGTGGGGCTGGGGTCGCTGGTCGCCACCCTTTGCCAAACCACGAATTGA